The following nucleotide sequence is from Alkalihalobacillus sp. LMS39.
GCTGGTGATCAACGAGAACTGGCACATGCTCGGTTTGTTGGGGTGCTAACAGCCGAAGAGATTGCTGAAATTCAGTTGCATTTCCTTGACGAGTATGGTGTAGAGCCGACAGTGAGTACAGTGTCACCTCAAGTTGGGAAAGAATTAGCTCAAAATGCGTTTATTTCTGTGTTAATTGCTTCTGTTGGGATCATCATTTATGTGACGATTCGATTTGAGTTATTATATGGAGTCGCAGCGATTGTTGCGTTACTACATGACGCCTTTTTTATCATCGTCGTCTTTAGCATCTTGCAGTTTGAAGTAAATGTTCCGTTTATTGCGGCAGTCTTAACGATTGTCGGGTATTCGATAAATGATACGATCGTAACATTTGACCGAATTAGGGAAAATGTAAAATTAGCAAAACGGGTAAAAGGCTTTGACGACTTAGCTGCCATTGTCAATAAAAGCTTAGTTCAAACATTAGCCCGCTCGATTAATACCGTGCTTACGGTTGTATTTGCCGCTGCTGCTATCTTTATTTTTGGTGGAGAAGCGATTCGCTCGTTTGCATTTGCTTTATTAGTCGGATTAATTGCTGGAACCTATTCATCAATGTTTTTAGCATCACAGCTATGGTTAATTTGGAAAACAAAACAGCTAGGCAGACAGAAATTCCAGAGCAAGTCTCAACCTGAGCCAGAAGTGTAGAATAGGAAAATGAGGTCATGGTGCATACCATGGCCTTTTTCTTGGTATAATTTAGAGGTAATGATTTTGATGTAGTCGGTGGTGTGTGTATTGAGTGAAGAAGATATTCGTTATAAGCAAGTCCAATTTGGGGCTTGGGTCGGGATTATTGGAAATATAATATTAGCGATTATAAAAGGGGTTATTGGGGTCATCGCAAATAGCCGTGCCCTTGTCGCTGATGCAGTTCACTCGGCATCAGATGTTGTAGGGTCAGTGGCTGTTTTAATTGGAGTAAGAGCGGCAAAACGCCCTCCAGATAGAGATCATCCATATGGTCATGGAAAAGCAGAGTCCATTGCTGCTATTATTGTCGCTGTGCTTTTATTTATCGTTGGGATTGAAATTGCGATTAGTGCGGGGAAATCTTTTTTTGAACCTGTCGTTGTTCCAAAAGTGATTGCCATTTACGCTGTTATCTTTTCAATAGTTGTAAAGGAATTCATGTTTCGATATAAGTACAATTTGGGTAAAAAGTATAATAGTACAGCGCTTATGACAGACGCTTGGCATCATCGCTCAGATGTGTTCTCCTCTTTTGCTGCATTAATCGGGATTGGAGCAGCATTGCTTGGGGCTAGATTTAATATCCCGATTCTAGAGTATGGAGATCCGATAGCAGGTATTTTTGTTGCTTTGCTAATTATTAGAATGGCATGGAAGCTTGGGATGGAATCGATTCATACAACGATGGATCATGTTCTACACGAAGAAGATACCGCTCCATTACGTGAAGTAGCTAGTGCGGTACCAGGAGTATTAAGTGTGGATGAACTTCATGCAAGGGAACATGGGTATTATGTGATTATCGATATAAAGGTAGGTGTCGACCCGAACATTACCGTTGAAGAAGGACATTCCATAAGCAAAGAGGTAAAAAAGAGTTTATTAGAACAAGATCATGTTCATGACGTTCTTGTACATATTAATCCTTATAAGGAGTAAAGGAGGGATTCATCGTGCGAGGACAATGGAGTTTAATTTTTGGATTACTTGCAGCTTTAATCATTGCTGTATTTGCCGTCATTAATGTTGAACCAGTCCGAGTTAACTATTTGTTTGGTACGGCTAACTGGCCCTTGATTTTAGTTATTTTAGGGTCTGTCTTAATGGGTGGAATTATCGTTGGAGCAGTTGGGATGGTCAAAGTGTTTCAGCTCCAACAGCATATTAAACGGTTAAAGGCGGTTACGAAAGAACAGGTAAGTCAGCCTAGTTTGGATAACGAGAAAAAATCACACGAAGAACAACCAAAAAATGGAAAAGAATCAAAATAAACGATTCATTGCTCCCTCTTGATCACTCTAGTATAATAGGATGGTCAAGGGGTGTTATTTATGTTGAAATCAAAAGCTAGATGGAAGCTAGAGTCAATAGATGATAGAAAAGTAGACGAACTCATTAACGATTTACACGTACCTCCACTTGTCGCCTCTCTGTTAGTTAAACGTGGGCTAGATACGGTGGAAGCAGCAGAACAGTTTTTACATATCGACAAAAAGGAGTATTATGATCCATTTTTATTAAGTGGGATGGAAGAAACAGTAGAAAGAATTCATCGCGCAATTAAAAATGAGGAAAAGATCCTTGTGTTTGGTGACTATGATGCTGATGGAGTTAGTAGTACTACTGTAATGGTGTATGCATTACAACAATTAAAGGCCAATTTTGATTATTATATACCGAATCGTTTTACAGAAGGATATGGACCAAATGAAAAAGCGTTTCGCTTGGCAAAGGAACAAGGTTATCAGTTAATCGTAACGGTTGATACAGGAATTTCGGCAGTTCATGAAGCAGAAGTTGCAAAAGAGCTGGAGATTGATTTTATTGTAACTGACCATCATGAGGCACCTCCTATTTTGCCTGATGCTTATGCAATAGTAAATCCGAAAAAGCCAGGGTGTACTTATCCGTTTAAAGGACTAGCTGGGGTCGGTGTCGCGTTCAAAGTGGCTCATGCTCTATTAAAACGCGTTCCTGTTGAACTATTAGATATTGTCGTCATTGGTACTATAGCTGACTTAGTCCCATTAGTTGATGAAAATCGTTTGCTTGCCAAACAAGGTATTCAAGCGTTACAGCATTCGAATCGTCCTGGTATCCGTGCATTAAAAAAAGTATGTAATATTGAAGACCAGGTGTTAAATGCAGAACATGTTGGGTTTGCGATTGGACCGAGAATTAATGCAGCAGGAAGATTAGCTCACGCTGCTCCAGCAGTAGAGTTATTAACAACATCTGATGCAAAAGAGGCATTCGCCATTGCTGAAGAAATTGACCAATTAAATAAAGAACGTCAATCTATTGTAAATGAAATGACAAAAGAAGCCATTGAAATTGTAGAAAACGAGTTTCCGATTTCTGATAATCATGTTCTTTTAATTGGAAAAGAAGGCTGGAATCCAGGCGTGATTGGGATTGTGGCATCAAGACTAGTCGAAAAATATTACCGACCTACAATAATCCTTAGTTATGATAGTGAAACAGGGAAAGCGAAAGGGTCTGCTAGAAGCATTGAAGGTTTCGATATGTTTGAGAACTTATCGGAAAGCCGTGATATATTACCGCACTTTGGCGGGCATCCGATGGCAGCTGGTTTAACGATGCAAATAGAGGATGTCGATCAGCTCCGGCAACGACTACATGCTCAAGCCGAAGCAGTCTTAACGAGTGAAGACTTTATTCCGTCTTCTCATATTGATGTTGTTACAAGTTTGGATCATATCTCGTTAGATGTCATAAAGCAAATGGAACAGCTTGCCCCATATGGTGTGGCAAATCCGACACCAAAAATTATGATTAAAGATGTTGTTGTTGGACAAAGTCGTCGGATCGGAAGTGATGAAAACCATTTGAAACTTGTGTTTGAACAAAACAATGCGAAGTTAGATGGTATTGGGTTTCAACTCGGTCATTTATATGATGAGATGACAACAAATGTGACATTATCAGCGGTAGGAACCTTGTCTGTGAACGAGTGGAATGGACATAGTAAACCACAGTTTATGCTTGAAGATATTGCAATTGAAGAATGGCAGCTATTTGATTGGAGAAACGTGAAAAATGTACATGAAAAAGTCGAACAGATTCCAGAAGATAGGCGCGTCCTAGTCACGTTTTCTGAAACAACACGTGCAAAATTAAAGCTAGAACAAGTATCGGGCACATGGATAAGTCCATCTACAGCGGAGCAAGTTGAGTGTGAACATCCATTTGTTGTTTTTCTTGACTTGCCACTAGTTGAAGAAGAGATGAAGCAGATTTTTGATTATATCAAAAATCCAGAAAGAATCTATACGGTATTTTATCATGAGGAAAGTCATTATTTTACGTCGAGCCCAAGCAGGGAGCAATTTAAATGGTATTATTCCTTTTTAAAGAAAAAAGGTGAATTTGATATCCGCAAATTTGGCGAGCAGCTCGCCAAACATAAAGGCTGGTCAAAAAACACGGTAGAATGGATGACAAAGGTGTTTTTTGAACTGGAATTTGTTACAATAAACAATGGAATTATTTCGCTACACCCAAACCCATCGAAAAAAGACTTACTTGATTCAAAAACATACCGAAGCAAAATCGAACAAGCGAGTATTGAAAATCAATTTGTATATTCGTCTTATTATGAATTAAAACTTTGGTTTGATGATATGTTAAGTAGACAAAGTACAAGCAAGGAGACGGTGAATTAATGGATTTTAAAAAGTATATTACAATTGTTGAAGATTTTCCGAAAGAAGGCATTCGCTTTAAAGACATTACAACATTAATGCAAGATGGAGAAGCTTATAAAGCAGCGATCGATAAAATGGCTGAATACGCGAAAGAAAAAAATGCAGATGTCATTGTTGGACCTGAAGCACGTGGGTTTGTCGTAGGATGCCCTGTTTCTTATGTTTTAGGAAAAGGCTTTGTCCCGGTAAGAAAAGCAGGGAAATTGCCAAGAGAAGTCATTTCTGTTGATTACGGATTAGAATATGGGAAAGACTGTTTAACAATTCATAAAGATTCGATAACAAAAGGACAACGTGTCGTCATTACAGATGATTTATTAGCTACGGGAGGAACCATTGAGGCAACTGTTAAAATGGTAGAAGAGCTTGGTGGCGTAGTTGTGGGGCTTGTATTTATGATTGAATTATCTTACTTAAATGGACGAGACCGTTTACATGGGTATGATATATTCTCACTGACACAATATTAACATTCGGGGTGCTCTGTAAAGGGCGCTCTTTTTTCAATATATATGAAAGTATAAAAATTTTGGTATAGCAGTGAAGCTTTGAAAGCTTATTCTAGAAGAGCGAAGGCTACGCACCTGCGCGTTTCACCCCATGAAAAGCACTTGGGGTTCACTGTTAAAAGCGGGCAGGGCTCCGCACTTCGCTTGAAACGAAAAGACGCTCCGCGTTTTTCTTTCACCTATTGTGAATGAAAAGTTTTCCAATCAACGATTGTATCGACATTTTTCGTTCTTTTCTCTTTACATCGCTGCTAAACTTAACGATAATATAGAGAAACATAAAAACATAACTGTTATTATTTTTTAATATTGATTATAAAAAAGGTGATTCGATGACGGTCGATCAAGTATTAGAAAAAGCAAGTCAATATCTGAATGAAAGAGATATGACATTTATAAAGCAGGCATTTCAATATGCTGA
It contains:
- the secF gene encoding protein translocase subunit SecF, with amino-acid sequence MSFKFYDRDIDFVKHRKKFFIFSAAFTLIGIILLSTIGLNLGIDFESGSRVEVASTQTLTEEQVYEQFATIGAGYVPDDITIAGDQRELAHARFVGVLTAEEIAEIQLHFLDEYGVEPTVSTVSPQVGKELAQNAFISVLIASVGIIIYVTIRFELLYGVAAIVALLHDAFFIIVVFSILQFEVNVPFIAAVLTIVGYSINDTIVTFDRIRENVKLAKRVKGFDDLAAIVNKSLVQTLARSINTVLTVVFAAAAIFIFGGEAIRSFAFALLVGLIAGTYSSMFLASQLWLIWKTKQLGRQKFQSKSQPEPEV
- a CDS encoding cation diffusion facilitator family transporter; the encoded protein is MSEEDIRYKQVQFGAWVGIIGNIILAIIKGVIGVIANSRALVADAVHSASDVVGSVAVLIGVRAAKRPPDRDHPYGHGKAESIAAIIVAVLLFIVGIEIAISAGKSFFEPVVVPKVIAIYAVIFSIVVKEFMFRYKYNLGKKYNSTALMTDAWHHRSDVFSSFAALIGIGAALLGARFNIPILEYGDPIAGIFVALLIIRMAWKLGMESIHTTMDHVLHEEDTAPLREVASAVPGVLSVDELHAREHGYYVIIDIKVGVDPNITVEEGHSISKEVKKSLLEQDHVHDVLVHINPYKE
- a CDS encoding lipopolysaccharide assembly LapA domain-containing protein, coding for MRGQWSLIFGLLAALIIAVFAVINVEPVRVNYLFGTANWPLILVILGSVLMGGIIVGAVGMVKVFQLQQHIKRLKAVTKEQVSQPSLDNEKKSHEEQPKNGKESK
- the recJ gene encoding single-stranded-DNA-specific exonuclease RecJ, with protein sequence MLKSKARWKLESIDDRKVDELINDLHVPPLVASLLVKRGLDTVEAAEQFLHIDKKEYYDPFLLSGMEETVERIHRAIKNEEKILVFGDYDADGVSSTTVMVYALQQLKANFDYYIPNRFTEGYGPNEKAFRLAKEQGYQLIVTVDTGISAVHEAEVAKELEIDFIVTDHHEAPPILPDAYAIVNPKKPGCTYPFKGLAGVGVAFKVAHALLKRVPVELLDIVVIGTIADLVPLVDENRLLAKQGIQALQHSNRPGIRALKKVCNIEDQVLNAEHVGFAIGPRINAAGRLAHAAPAVELLTTSDAKEAFAIAEEIDQLNKERQSIVNEMTKEAIEIVENEFPISDNHVLLIGKEGWNPGVIGIVASRLVEKYYRPTIILSYDSETGKAKGSARSIEGFDMFENLSESRDILPHFGGHPMAAGLTMQIEDVDQLRQRLHAQAEAVLTSEDFIPSSHIDVVTSLDHISLDVIKQMEQLAPYGVANPTPKIMIKDVVVGQSRRIGSDENHLKLVFEQNNAKLDGIGFQLGHLYDEMTTNVTLSAVGTLSVNEWNGHSKPQFMLEDIAIEEWQLFDWRNVKNVHEKVEQIPEDRRVLVTFSETTRAKLKLEQVSGTWISPSTAEQVECEHPFVVFLDLPLVEEEMKQIFDYIKNPERIYTVFYHEESHYFTSSPSREQFKWYYSFLKKKGEFDIRKFGEQLAKHKGWSKNTVEWMTKVFFELEFVTINNGIISLHPNPSKKDLLDSKTYRSKIEQASIENQFVYSSYYELKLWFDDMLSRQSTSKETVN
- a CDS encoding adenine phosphoribosyltransferase, whose amino-acid sequence is MDFKKYITIVEDFPKEGIRFKDITTLMQDGEAYKAAIDKMAEYAKEKNADVIVGPEARGFVVGCPVSYVLGKGFVPVRKAGKLPREVISVDYGLEYGKDCLTIHKDSITKGQRVVITDDLLATGGTIEATVKMVEELGGVVVGLVFMIELSYLNGRDRLHGYDIFSLTQY